In Halorubrum sp. BV1, the following proteins share a genomic window:
- a CDS encoding DUF502 domain-containing protein — MSTWKRDFASGLIVLAPLLVLLVVLQWIYRYIASIPLIDDLQPAIIPGPLEPVSRVIIALAVFATVVLAVGYFMRTTLGRLAESAVDGAINRIPALRVVYNASKLAIETAVSGTDELQSPVYLETWPGIRMTAFRTGKKTRDGKIVLFMPTAPNITTGFVIEVEPEKIEETGETVEEGMTRVLSAGFAESAHQVPVEEAAAPDGTVGRPGGLGDVSTAGTPGDRNRPDGRDQGTSGESDAVGGSRASGEGSEGDGARGTGTGAE; from the coding sequence ATGTCCACGTGGAAACGCGACTTCGCCAGCGGTCTCATCGTGCTGGCACCCCTGTTGGTGCTTCTCGTCGTCCTCCAGTGGATCTACCGCTACATCGCTTCGATCCCGCTCATCGACGACCTCCAGCCGGCGATCATCCCCGGGCCGCTCGAACCCGTCTCCCGGGTCATCATCGCGCTCGCCGTGTTCGCGACGGTCGTGCTCGCGGTCGGGTATTTCATGCGGACGACGCTCGGCCGACTCGCTGAGTCGGCGGTCGACGGCGCGATAAACCGCATCCCCGCGCTGCGGGTGGTGTACAACGCCTCGAAGCTCGCGATCGAGACGGCCGTCTCCGGCACGGACGAACTCCAGAGTCCGGTGTACCTGGAGACGTGGCCCGGCATTCGGATGACGGCGTTCCGAACCGGCAAGAAGACGCGAGACGGTAAGATCGTCTTGTTCATGCCGACCGCGCCGAACATCACGACGGGATTCGTCATCGAAGTCGAACCCGAGAAGATAGAAGAGACTGGCGAGACCGTAGAAGAGGGGATGACTCGCGTCCTCTCCGCCGGCTTCGCGGAGTCGGCCCACCAGGTTCCGGTCGAGGAGGCGGCGGCACCCGACGGAACCGTCGGTCGTCCGGGCGGCCTCGGCGACGTCTCCACCGCCGGAACTCCGGGAGACCGCAACCGCCCCGACGGACGTGATCAGGGGACATCCGGCGAGAGCGACGCGGTCGGCGGGAGCAGAGCGTCCGGAGAGGGCAGTGAGGGGGACGGAGCGAGGGGGACCGGCACGGGAGCAGAGTGA
- a CDS encoding CDP-2,3-bis-(O-geranylgeranyl)-sn-glycerol synthase, translating to MIGSLVATAFWAMVPAYVPNNAAVLAGGGHPIDGGREWRGARLLGDGKTWRGTAVGTVVGVVIALVLNAVNDPASTAVGVALPRFEFPAAVALAFGAMCGDIGASFLKRRSGRERGAAFPGLDQLDFVVGALALVFLVDPAWATNVFTLPVIAAVVVMTPVLHVATNVGAYALGVKNEPW from the coding sequence ATGATCGGTTCGCTCGTCGCGACGGCCTTCTGGGCGATGGTCCCCGCGTACGTCCCGAACAACGCCGCGGTGCTCGCGGGTGGCGGTCATCCCATCGACGGCGGCCGCGAGTGGCGCGGGGCGCGGCTGCTCGGCGACGGGAAAACGTGGCGCGGCACTGCCGTCGGCACGGTCGTCGGCGTCGTTATCGCGCTCGTACTCAACGCCGTCAACGACCCCGCGAGCACCGCGGTCGGCGTTGCTCTCCCGCGCTTCGAGTTCCCCGCCGCGGTCGCGCTGGCGTTCGGCGCGATGTGCGGCGACATCGGTGCCTCCTTTCTCAAGCGACGGTCCGGGCGCGAACGCGGCGCGGCGTTCCCCGGTCTCGACCAGCTCGACTTCGTCGTCGGCGCGCTCGCGCTTGTCTTCCTCGTCGATCCCGCGTGGGCGACGAACGTGTTCACGCTCCCCGTGATCGCGGCCGTCGTCGTGATGACGCCCGTGCTCCACGTCGCGACGAACGTCGGCGCGTACGCGCTCGGAGTGAAAAACGAGCCGTGGTGA
- a CDS encoding zinc ribbon domain-containing protein — MTTVEFTCADCGQSIEVNTEMRETILETGCPVCTSPASGDDFVAE, encoded by the coding sequence CTGACCACTGTCGAATTCACCTGCGCTGACTGCGGCCAGTCCATCGAGGTGAACACGGAGATGCGGGAGACGATCCTTGAGACCGGCTGTCCGGTGTGTACGTCGCCCGCCAGCGGGGACGACTTCGTCGCGGAGTAG
- a CDS encoding ABC transporter permease, with amino-acid sequence MSRIARIGTEATAAARSFLRRRTAVFFTFFFPVILVVIFGALVRTQPTGGGLFAEPAGYYIPGYLAVVVLFTPLSRVGSEIARHRDGGRFEKLATTPLSRGEWLLAHTIVNIGIIGAASLLILGLVLAVTDATLAVTPALAALPAFVAVAVALFCGLGAILGALSDSQDGVIAASNTVALPLLFLSETFVPPALLPDWFLPAVAASPLTYFARGTRAITFDGGAWAGDLAVLAALAVGFLAVGAYAVPRTD; translated from the coding sequence ATGAGCCGGATAGCGCGGATCGGCACCGAGGCGACCGCGGCGGCGCGGTCGTTCCTCCGACGACGGACGGCCGTGTTCTTCACGTTCTTTTTCCCCGTGATATTAGTGGTCATCTTCGGGGCGTTGGTTCGGACGCAGCCGACCGGCGGCGGCCTGTTCGCGGAACCCGCCGGGTACTACATCCCGGGGTATCTCGCCGTGGTCGTTCTCTTCACGCCGCTCTCGCGGGTCGGCTCCGAGATCGCTCGCCACCGCGACGGCGGCCGGTTCGAGAAGCTGGCGACGACGCCGCTCTCGCGGGGCGAGTGGCTGCTCGCGCACACGATCGTCAACATCGGGATCATCGGCGCGGCGAGCCTCCTGATCTTGGGACTCGTGCTCGCGGTCACCGACGCGACGCTCGCGGTCACGCCGGCGCTGGCTGCGCTCCCCGCGTTCGTCGCCGTCGCGGTCGCGCTGTTCTGCGGACTCGGTGCGATCCTCGGCGCGCTCTCGGACTCACAGGACGGCGTGATAGCCGCGAGCAACACCGTCGCGCTCCCCCTGCTTTTCCTCTCCGAGACGTTCGTCCCGCCCGCGCTGTTGCCGGACTGGTTCCTCCCCGCCGTCGCCGCCTCGCCGCTGACGTACTTCGCCCGCGGCACGCGGGCGATCACCTTCGACGGCGGCGCGTGGGCGGGAGATCTGGCGGTGCTCGCAGCGCTTGCGGTCGGGTTCCTCGCGGTCGGCGCGTACGCGGTCCCGCGGACCGACTGA
- a CDS encoding ABC transporter ATP-binding protein, with the protein MNETVAATEVAAGTPTDAADGERASTSADPVVVAEGVRKSYGDVVALDGVDLRVEAGEVFGLIGPNGAGKTTLVRALTGTTAAAGTLETFGVPPREVDPQRIGLLPQSFDPPERLTASELVNYYGGLYDAARESDAVLRDVGMADDADAWYETLSGGQKRRTCVATAIVNDPDLLFLDEPTTGIDPAGRRSIHRLIERLADDGTTVFLTSHAMDEIERLADRVALLRDGEVVAVGPPDELIAAHGGEPRLDVTIDGDSGDAAAEAVTAALDGSVAASVPGDAAVEPTDDGLRIVGIRPEAIGDAVDALDAAGVAFASLAWSEPSLEDVYLRLTGEEYSPRAEAVTPDGSEDAGVDGSAAGVDG; encoded by the coding sequence ATGAACGAGACGGTGGCCGCGACGGAGGTCGCGGCGGGAACCCCGACCGACGCCGCGGACGGCGAGCGGGCGTCGACGAGCGCCGATCCGGTCGTCGTCGCCGAGGGTGTCCGGAAGTCGTACGGCGACGTCGTCGCGCTCGACGGCGTGGACCTCCGCGTCGAGGCGGGTGAGGTGTTCGGCCTCATCGGCCCCAACGGCGCGGGGAAGACGACGCTCGTCCGCGCGCTGACGGGGACGACGGCGGCGGCGGGCACGCTGGAGACGTTCGGCGTGCCGCCGCGCGAGGTGGACCCCCAGCGGATCGGGCTGCTCCCGCAGTCGTTCGACCCTCCGGAGCGGCTGACGGCGAGCGAGCTCGTCAACTACTACGGCGGGCTCTACGACGCCGCGCGCGAGTCCGACGCCGTGCTCCGTGACGTGGGCATGGCGGACGACGCGGACGCGTGGTACGAGACGCTCTCGGGCGGCCAGAAGCGTCGAACCTGCGTCGCGACCGCCATCGTCAACGACCCCGACCTCCTCTTTTTAGACGAGCCCACGACCGGGATCGACCCGGCCGGGCGGCGGTCGATCCACCGGCTGATAGAGCGGCTGGCCGACGACGGGACGACCGTCTTCCTCACGAGCCACGCGATGGACGAGATCGAGCGGCTCGCGGACCGCGTCGCGCTCCTCCGCGACGGGGAGGTGGTCGCCGTCGGACCGCCGGACGAGCTGATCGCGGCACACGGCGGCGAGCCGCGGCTGGACGTGACGATAGACGGAGACTCGGGTGACGCGGCTGCCGAGGCTGTCACCGCCGCGCTCGACGGATCGGTCGCCGCTTCGGTTCCGGGAGACGCGGCGGTGGAACCGACCGACGACGGTCTCCGAATCGTCGGGATCCGGCCCGAAGCGATCGGTGACGCGGTGGACGCCCTCGACGCGGCGGGGGTCGCCTTCGCGTCGCTCGCGTGGTCCGAACCCTCGCTCGAAGACGTGTACCTGCGGCTCACCGGCGAGGAGTACTCGCCGCGTGCGGAGGCGGTGACGCCGGACGGGAGCGAGGACGCTGGAGTCGACGGATCTGCCGCGGGGGTCGACGGATGA